A portion of the Meriones unguiculatus strain TT.TT164.6M chromosome 14, Bangor_MerUng_6.1, whole genome shotgun sequence genome contains these proteins:
- the Rabac1 gene encoding prenylated Rab acceptor protein 1 isoform X3 — protein MAAQKDQQKDAEAEGLSATTLLPKLIPSAAGREWLERRRATIRPWGAFVDQQRFSRPRNLGELCQRLVRNVEYYQSNYVFVFLGLILYCVVTSPMLLVALAVFFGACYILYLRTLQSKLVLFGREVSPAHQYALAGGVSFPFFWLAGAGSAVFWVLGATLVVIGSHAAFHQMEPSDGEELQMEPV, from the exons ATGGCGGCCCAGAAGGACCAGCAGAAGGATGCGGAGGCGGAAGGGCTGAGCGCCAC GACCCTGCTGCCCAAGCTGATCCCCTCCGCCGCCGGCCGAGAGTGGCTGGAGCGGCGCCGCGCGACCATCCGGCCCTGGGGCGCCTTCGTGGACCAGCAGCGTTTCTCGCGCCCCCGCAACCTGGGCGAGCTTTGCCAGCGCCTGGTGCGCAACGTGGAGTATTACCAGAGCAACTACGTGTTCGTGTTCCTGGGCCTCATCCTGTACTGCGT GGTGACATCCCCCATGCTGCTGGTGGCTCTGGCTGTCTTCTTCGGCGCCTGTTACATTCTCTATCTGCGCACGCTGCAGTCTAAGCTCGTGCTCTTtg GCCGGGAGGTGAGCCCCGCCCATCAGTACGCCCTGGCTGGTGGCgtctctttccccttcttctggCTGGCCGGGGCTGGCTCCGCCGTCTTCTGGGTCCTGG GAGCCACTCTAGTGGTCATCGGCTCCCACGCCGCCTTCCACCAGATGGAGCCTTCGGACGGAGAAGAGCTGCAAATGGAGCCTGTGTAA
- the Rabac1 gene encoding prenylated Rab acceptor protein 1 isoform X1, with amino-acid sequence MAAQKDQQKDAEAEGLSATTLLPKLIPSAAGREWLERRRATIRPWGAFVDQQRFSRPRNLGELCQRLVRNVEYYQSNYVFVFLGLILYCVPGGEPRPSVRPGWWRLFPLLLAGRGWLRRLLGPGSHSSGHRLPRRLPPDGAFGRRRAANGACVKRHSGPACLARPPSDRVLPGLAPPLRVSTNSLKPRERPLSLEIKLLQLILGRYSPGILSLLGKEAFTARHSVGLERWLSS; translated from the exons ATGGCGGCCCAGAAGGACCAGCAGAAGGATGCGGAGGCGGAAGGGCTGAGCGCCAC GACCCTGCTGCCCAAGCTGATCCCCTCCGCCGCCGGCCGAGAGTGGCTGGAGCGGCGCCGCGCGACCATCCGGCCCTGGGGCGCCTTCGTGGACCAGCAGCGTTTCTCGCGCCCCCGCAACCTGGGCGAGCTTTGCCAGCGCCTGGTGCGCAACGTGGAGTATTACCAGAGCAACTACGTGTTCGTGTTCCTGGGCCTCATCCTGTACTGCGT GCCGGGAGGTGAGCCCCGCCCATCAGTACGCCCTGGCTGGTGGCgtctctttccccttcttctggCTGGCCGGGGCTGGCTCCGCCGTCTTCTGGGTCCTGG GAGCCACTCTAGTGGTCATCGGCTCCCACGCCGCCTTCCACCAGATGGAGCCTTCGGACGGAGAAGAGCTGCAAATGGAGCCTGTGTAAAGCGCCATTCAGGACCCGCCTGCCTCGCCCGCCCTCCATCTGACAGGGTCCTGCCTGGCCTTGCCCCTCCGCTCCGAGTCTCCACCAACAGCCTCAAGCCCAGGGAGAGGCCTTTGTCTTTggaaataaagctgttacagCTGATACTTGGCAGATACTCCCCGGGCATTTTGTCTCTTCTAGGTAAGGAGGCTTTTACTGCGAGGCATAGcgtagggctggagaggtggctcagcagttag
- the Rabac1 gene encoding prenylated Rab acceptor protein 1 isoform X2 yields MAAQKDQQKDAEAEGLSATTLLPKLIPSAAGREWLERRRATIRPWGAFVDQQRFSRPRNLGELCQRLVRNVEYYQSNYVFVFLGLILYCVPGGEPRPSVRPGWWRLFPLLLAGRGWLRRLLGPGSHSSGHRLPRRLPPDGAFGRRRAANGACVKRHSGPACLARPPSDRVLPGLAPPLRVSTNSLKPRERPLSLEIKLLQLILGRYSPGILSLLDL; encoded by the exons ATGGCGGCCCAGAAGGACCAGCAGAAGGATGCGGAGGCGGAAGGGCTGAGCGCCAC GACCCTGCTGCCCAAGCTGATCCCCTCCGCCGCCGGCCGAGAGTGGCTGGAGCGGCGCCGCGCGACCATCCGGCCCTGGGGCGCCTTCGTGGACCAGCAGCGTTTCTCGCGCCCCCGCAACCTGGGCGAGCTTTGCCAGCGCCTGGTGCGCAACGTGGAGTATTACCAGAGCAACTACGTGTTCGTGTTCCTGGGCCTCATCCTGTACTGCGT GCCGGGAGGTGAGCCCCGCCCATCAGTACGCCCTGGCTGGTGGCgtctctttccccttcttctggCTGGCCGGGGCTGGCTCCGCCGTCTTCTGGGTCCTGG GAGCCACTCTAGTGGTCATCGGCTCCCACGCCGCCTTCCACCAGATGGAGCCTTCGGACGGAGAAGAGCTGCAAATGGAGCCTGTGTAAAGCGCCATTCAGGACCCGCCTGCCTCGCCCGCCCTCCATCTGACAGGGTCCTGCCTGGCCTTGCCCCTCCGCTCCGAGTCTCCACCAACAGCCTCAAGCCCAGGGAGAGGCCTTTGTCTTTggaaataaagctgttacagCTGATACTTGGCAGATACTCCCCGGGCATTTTGTCTCTTCTAG atctctga